The sequence below is a genomic window from Croceicoccus marinus.
ATCGTGACCTTCAGCCGTTCTTCGACGACCGGGATGATGGTGACGTCGCCCTCTTCCCGGATTTCCGGATGCCGATCGACGACACGCCCCACGGCTACGCGCTCGACCGAGAGATCCTCCTGCGCCAATTCTTCGGCGACGGTCACGGATTCGGTCACCGGGCGCGTCGTTACGGACACCGAATGGCCATCGATTGGCCGCTTCCCGACCACCAGGCGCTCCTCGACGACGGGGATGGTGACGGTCTGGTCGCCCGGCTTCCCGGTTTGCGGATCGATGTTGTCGGCTGTCATGAAAATGTCCTTCGGTTCACGCGAACGGGCCGGATGTCGATTGGCGACATCCGGCCCGCGCATTAGTCGCTCTGGCGACGATCAGCGGCGGTCGCGGCCCCGGCTGTCGTTCGCATTCTTGTCGACGTCGACTTCCGTGTGGCGCACGGTTTCCTCGACATGCTCGACGCGGTCCTTGCCGGTCTTCTTCAGCACGACCTCGTCGGTGACGACCGCATCCTTGGCGACGACGAGTTCCTCGTCATGCTCGGTCATGGTCACCGTCTTGCCGTCGAGCAGCTTGTCGGCTTCGCGGCCCGAGACGCGGCGGTCCACTTCGCGGGTGTCGACGCTGACCGTCTCGTCGCGCAAAGCGACGTCTTCGGACACGGTATCGGACACGACCCGCGACCTTACGCCGATGGACTTGCCATGGTCAGCGGTGCGCTTGCCGATTGCGACGCGTTCCTCGACCACGGGAATGACTTCCTCGGAAACTGCGGCGCCGCCTTCCTTGGCATGGGCCATCGATGCCTCGCCATAGACAACGGCGTCATCATGGATTTCCAGCGGGCCGACGGCGCAACAACGGCCGTCTTCCAGGCGAACCGCCTCGACGCGGTTCTTGTCCCTACCAACGAGCAGGTCGGTAATGATGCCGTATTTCTCGCCGGTCGGGCTGACCAGCGGACGGCCACGGATATCCTGCGATTCGTGCTCGAGTTCGTAATTGTCAAGCGAGTCGAGATGTTCGTAGCGTGTGTCATGACGCATGGTTAAATTCCTTCGTTCTTGGGGGGAGGTGCATTGCCGCCCGAATTGGCGGCAAGGCTTCAGCTCACCATTTCGATGTCGGTTGCGTAGATGTAGCTTTCGGTACCGGCGGGGATCTCGGCCATGACGCCGGCGGGCAGTGCCTCGCTTGCGCTCATCACCGTGCCGTCGAGGTTCACGAGCGAGCCGACATTAATGTCGAATTCGCCTTCCGTGGCGGTACCGGGCGTCCGGGTCTGATCGAACAGCACCAGCATGTCCTGGCCGTTGGCGTCGACGCGAAAGGCCATGTCGCCAGTCAGCTCGGTAACGCGCACCTGGTCGAGGTTGACCGTATCGCCAATGGCCATCGCGGTCATGGCGGTACCGGCCATGGGCTCGGTCGCGACGGTGTCGTTGTCGGTATATTCGACGACGTCACCATCGTCGTTATCCAGCAGCCACCAGGCCAGCAGGATTATGGCCACGACGGCCAGGATAATCCAAAGCCACTTCTTGTCGGATTTCTCTTTTACCGGGATCTCTGCCATCGTGTTTTCTCCATTTTGAATCGATATGTTCTGGCGGCGCGCAACGATTGCGCTCGCCGCATAAGGTGATCAGCGCCAGCTGGCGGTTTCGCCGGGCCAGTAGCGCAAGGGCCGATCGCCCCTGGCAAGGCCCGCGGCGCGGGGGTTCATGCAATTGTCCTGCCGGTCGCTTGCGCAGATCTGGTATTCGGTGCCGCCCACCCGCACGACCTGCACCCTTCCGTCGGGACCGCGCGTCACAATTTCGGGGGACGCCGCCTTGAAATTGGCGGGCTTGTCCTGCGCGGAGACACTGGTCGAAGCCGATAATAAAATCGCAGCTGACGCTATTATCGATATACGGTTATCGACCATATCCCCTCTGCCATTCAGTATTTATCTTGTATTCATCTAAAGCAAACAGCGTATGCTTTCGTTCCGGACCGATCATAATATATTTCCAGAATTGGAATTGCTTGACCCGTTTTTTTGTGAAGAGCAGTCATTTTGGAATTCGGCCGCTCACGGTTGGGCTCAAAATGAGCTATGGCCGGAATATAAACTTGCAACAGATCGCATCGGCGCAATGCGGAATTGGCCGCGCAATAGCGTTGCCATTCGCTCCAAAGGCCCCGCCCTTTACGGCAGGGCACCAACGGAAGAACGTGCCAATTCGATCGCGCATCTGTCCGCACCGCAAATGTCGTCCAGCATCTCGCCCAGCCAGACGGCGTCGCGGTCCCTGCCCAGTGTTTCGGCCAGGTCCTTGGCGGTGCCAAAGCCTGCAATGCCGTAGTGGCTCATCCGCCTGAACTGTGCGATCGCGCTTATGGCGCGCAAGTCGTCGCCGATGTCGTCTGCCAGCACATGCTCGCGGGCTTCCTCGACAAGGCCCTCCATGCCCTTGCATCGTTCCCCGCCAAACTCGGCAATGTCGCAACCTTCGATCAACCGCTCGAGCACGATCATGTGATTGCCGATGCCTTGCACCGCGTCCGAAAGCATGCCCGCCAGATCTTCGCCGCGAACCCTTGCCGCCATCAGCCTCACGATCTGTCTCATCTGGTCATTGGCTGACAGGAGATGTTGAAGTTCGTCGAGATAGAGATCGTCGAGGGTCTTCGCAGCGCTCATTGTCGATCCTTGTGACTGTGGATGGGTTACTCGGGATGTGGGCCTGAAGATGTGTGCATGGGGATGGGACCCTAGGCCGTGAACTGGCGGGGGCAGAACCTCTCAGGCTAATTGCAAAGAAGACTCGACTTCGATTTTCTGCCGCGACCAAATCGATCAGGCTAACGTGATCGCGTTCTTCGGTCGAAACGATCGTCTGGCATGTTTCGAGGACGGCCCGCCCTGTCCGGAACCGTAATCCGGGCCATCAATCCGCGAACATTTCATTCTTTAATTCAATGTTTTCAGGCCGGTTACGTATTGATCCGAAATCGCTGTCCCAAACCCGGCAGCTCTCTTGTTATCGCGTCTTGAGACGACAGCCTTAATCATGATCAAGATTGCCGCATTTGTTTCGATTTGCTGCGCTGGAACAATCGATCGGATCGGGGATTTGATCTTACGAACTCTGTTTTCGGCCCCGCAAAAAGGCAGATTTCGTAAATGCCAGCCTGCTGCGTATGGCCGCGCAACAAGGCTTTCGGATTGGGCCTGTTCTATAGAAATTCCGCCGAACTTGGTTTATCCAGCCAACTCCAGGATGCTTCGCAATTGCAAAACGCCTTTGTCAGAAACCTGTCCCGGCGCGTTCAGCTTTCGAACGATGATGTGGGCCTGATAGAGGCAGCCTGTTCGACCGCCCGCCGCCTGCCCCCGAAGATGGATCTGATCTGCGAGGGCGACCGGCCCGGCCCGGTCTTCCTGTTCCTTGAAGGGTGGGGTTGCCGCTACAAGATCCTGCCCGAAGGTACGCGCCAGATCCTGGCGTTCATGCTCCCCGGCGATTTCTGCGACATGCACACGAATGTCCTGGACGAGATGGATCATTCGATCGCGACGGTAACCTCTGCGCTGGTCGCAACCATAGAGCGCCCCCGGCTGGATAATGTGATGGAGAGCAGTCCGGCGATCACGCGGGCATTCTGGATGATGCAACTGGTCGATCTGGGCGTGGCGCGATCGTGGATCGCCAGCATGGGGCGGCGGTCCAGCGAAGCGCGTGTCGCCCATTTGATGTGCGAGATGTATTTCAGGCTGAAATCGACCGAGCAGGTAGACGAAGACGCTTGCGCCATGCCGCTAAGCCAGATCCTTCTGGCCGATGCGCTGGGCATGACACCGGTCCATCTGAACCGTGTGCTGCGCGAATTCAGGAAGCGCGGCGTGATGTATCTGACCAAGGGCACCCTGGTCATTGCCGACATCAGGGAATTGATCCGAATCGCCGGTTTCGACGATACCTATCTGCATCGCCGATTGAACGAGGCGGCGTGACATCAGGCCGCCTTTCGTCCGATCGGATTGATCGTCATCAAGCGCACCGCAGCCGGTTGTCATTATAATGGTGGCAGCAAGCGGGTATTCACGCGAATGGCACTAGCAATGCGCTTCCAAACCCGTACCGGGCCACGAAGCGAAGCATGGAACAATGCCCGGCCACGGGCGAGGAGTTGAAGATCATTATCGTATCCAATCGCATGTCAGGCAGTTTCGCATGCTGATGGCCCGTTCCGACGACGACGCGGTCTTCATGAAGGAACTGGCCAGGCAGCTGTCGGCCTATGCCCGGCCCGCCACGTTTCGCAGCGTTTTCGAACTTGTCCTGACGCTGTCCCTGTTCGTTGGCCTGTGGGCCGCGATCTATGTCGGCCTGCAGGCAGGCTATTGGGCTGCCTATGTTCTTTCCATTCCGGCGGCTGGCTTGATGCTGCGGCTTTTCATCATCCAGCATGATTGCGGCCACGGCGCCTTTTTCGCCAGCAAGCGCGCGAACGACCGGGTCGGGGCCGTGCTGGGCGTGATGACGCTGACGCCCTATGCGGTCTGGAAAAAGGCCCATGCGCGGCACCATGCGACCTCTGGCAATCTGGCGCGGCGCGGGACTGGCGATATCGACACCTATACCGTGGCGGAATATCGGTCGATGTCGCGCATTCGGCGCTTTGCCTATCGTAGCTACCGCCATCCCGCGGTGATGTTCGGGATCGGGCCGGCGTTCCTGTTTCTGTTCCGCAACCGATTGCCGGTGGGCGACATGAAGGGTGGGTGGAAGCCGTGGATCAGCGCCATGGGCACCAATGGCGCGATCGTCGTCCTTATCGTGCTGATGTCGCTGCTGCTGGGGGTCGAGGCGGTTTTCCTGATCCATTTCCCGATCATCCTGCTTGCGGCATCGTTCGGCGTCTGGCTGTTCTTCGTCCAGCACCAGTTCGAGGAAACCCACTGGTCGGACGATGACGACTGGAGCTTTCACACCGCTGCGATACGCGGCAGTTCCTTTTACGCCCTGCCGCGCGCGCTGCACTGGCTCAGCGGAAATATCGGCTATCACCACATCCATCATCTTGTCAGCCGCATACCGTTCTATCGGCTGCCGCAGGTCATGAAGGATCACCCCGTGCTGGGCGAAATGGGCACGGTCACGATCCGCCAGAGCGTTAGCGGCATTAGGCTCGCGCTATGGGACGAGGAACGGCAGCGGCTGATATCGTTCCGGACCGCCAAGAGGTTGGAAACCGCCCGTTCCTGAGGGGGGGCCGGATCGCTCGCGGTCGGGTTCGATCAAAGTGCGCTGCTCGCATGTCCATGGCAAAAAGGCATGGGGCGGCGCCCGGTTGCGGTCACTGATCGGGCTCGGTCGGTTCGGAAATCTGGCGGCCGGCAAACCAGGTTTTTTTGAAACCTGGCGGCACGATGGCCCAAGGGTGAAGGACCCGATGCGCCCGTAGCTCGGCGGACGGTGGTCAGTTCGATTCCGAGCTATCCGTATCGATTTTCAGGCTCTTGTGAATGGCGCTCAAGATCGCGATCGACCTGTCCGTCGCCGGGGACCTTTCGCCCGAATCGACCGACATCTCCTCGATCACGTCGAACGCCACCTCGATAACCTCGACGGCGTCGGCAGAGGTGATGATGGCGCGCGCAACAAGCGCATGGATGAGGCTTTCGACCAGCAGCACGGCTGCCTGGCCATTGGAGTCACCTTCGGCGGGAAAGGATTTCGATCCGGGATCGTCGTTGTGTGCGCTCGTCATCTGTCTGCTCCGGTCCAGGCGAGAGCAATTCGATCTCCCAGCCGCCGGAGCCTGATGCGGTTCGACGATGGCATCCCTTTATCCGGCTTCGGAACGGCGTGGCAATTACCCAAATCAACTTTCGACAATAATCTTGAACAATATAAAAGCTGAATCGGATGTGGGAGAAGTACTCCATGTCCAATCGCTTTCTCGATAAGCTCCTCACATTCGGCACGCTCGATGCCGAGACGGCCAGCGCGGTCGAGGCTGCGACGTCGCAGCCAAGATCGCTGCCGGCCAAGCACGATCTGATCCGCGAGGGGGACCGCCCGGGCCCCGTGTTCGTGGTTCTCGAAGGGTGGGCTTGCCGTTACAAGATACTGCCGAGCGGAACGCGGCAGATCCTGGCGTTTCTGATGCCGGGCGATTGCTGCGATCTGCATATCGGCCTGCTGGCGGAAATGGACCACGGCATCCAGACCGTCACCTCCGCCAGGGTCGCGACAATCTCCCGGGAATTGATGGACGAACTGATGGACCATCACCCCTCGTTCGAGCGGGCCATGTATATCACCCAGCTTGTCGACGAGGGTACGATGCGTTCATGGATCACGAGCATGGGCCGCCGCACGAGCATCGAGCGCGTGGCGCATCTGATGTGCGAACTCTATCTTCGGGGGCGTCACATCGGTCTTTCCGACGCACCCCACTTCGCGCTCCCGCTGTCGCAGATCATGCTGGCGGACGCCTTGGGAATGACGCCCGTCCATCTGAACCGGGTGCTGAAGGAGTTGCGATTGCACGGGGCCATGGCGCTCAAACGCGGCAGCCTCTCCATCACCGATCCGGCGAAACTGACACGTATCGCCGGCTTCGACGACAACTACCTCCATCGCCATCTTCGCGGCGCAGGCTGACCTGTCGTGTCACAAGGCGCGGTCGTCCGGGGTCAGGCCGGGGCGGCAGGCATGCTCACCACGACGCCCCATCCTTTCGCTTCCAGGCCATGGGTCGTCTGGAACTCGGCATCCAGTATCGATCCCAGGCGCCCGATGAGCGTGCTGCCTTCGCCGCCGCCAGTATCGGAATGGGCGACATGACCGATCCCATTGTCCCGGACGTCGAGGCGAACGCGGCCCTGGTCCTGGCCGAAGACAAGACTGATCCGGCCGCCCTGCCCTGACGGAAAGGCGTATTTGAGCGTATTGATGATCAGTTCGCTGGCGATCAGGACCAGTGCGCGGCGTTTTTCCTGCGACAGGCTGATCGGCTCCACATTGACCTCGCACACGATGTGCCTGGCTTGTCCGAAAATGGCCGCCAGCCCGTCGACAACGTCCGCGAGCATCGCGGAACATTCGACGTCGCAAATTTCGCCATCGTCCTGGGCGAGCCTTGCAAACAGGCTCGACAGGGCCTCGATCTCGCGCGTCGCGCGGTCGCTCAGCCATTCCCTTGAAGGGTTCGACGCCACATTCGCCAGCGAGGACGCCAGCTGGACACCCGCAACAACCATGATTTTGGCGCCGTGATTGGGCGGGTTGCGGGGATTGCCGCGAGAGACGCTATTGGAAAGGTTGGATTGGCCAATTTTCGGTGATGTCTTTGGGCTTCCGGGCCTTTTTGTCGATTTCAGGCGCACCTATCCCGTGGCTGCACATCGCTCATGGAAGATCAGGCGGTCGAAGTTGTAGGCGAGATTAGCCAGCGTGAGTTTTGCCTGCGCCCTGGCGAGCCCGATGGTCCGGATGAATAGACCATAGCGATTCTTCTGGTGCGCAAAGACGTGCTCCACCTTGGCCCGCACGGCCGATTTCGCGGCATTGGCGCGCGCGATGCGCTCGGGCATCGGTTTGCCCTTGGGCTTTCTGCGATGGATGCGGCTCGTGAGCATGTTGCGCGCCAGCCATGTCTCGTTCTTCTGGCTGCGATAGGCGCTGTCGGCCCAGACATCGCCAGCGGTGTTGGCGGTGTCGATCACCCGGCGCAACTGGCGCCCGTCGCTGTCGGCGGCCGATGTCACCGCTGCTTTGCGAATAAAGCCGAAGCGCCGGTCGATGCTGATATGCGACTTGTAGCCAAACACGGGTGTGGCGATCTGCGGCAGCGGGGTGCCGTCGGGACGATAGCGGACCTTGCCGCCGATCTTCAACGTCCAGCGTGCATCGACATCCTTCTGGTGAGCCTTGTTCGGCTTGCTGCGCCAGATCTGCCTGGCTGACTTGCCGGCTTTGATCGCGGCCTTCTCGTCCTCGGTGTTGCGCTGCTTGGGCGCGGGCACCAGCGTGGCATCGACGATCTGACCGCCCATCGCCAGGTATCCTGCCTCGCGCAGTTGCTGTTCGAACGCCTGCATCAACGCCTCAAGCGTGCCGCTCTCGGTGAGCCGGTTGCGATAGTGACGGATGGTGTTCTCGTCCGGCATCGCGCCGCCAAGGTCGAAGCCGAAGAAGCGCATCCAGCTCAGGCGATCTCTGATCATGAACTCCATGCGCGCATCCGACAGATTATGCTGCGCCTGAACCACCAGCACTTTGAACATCGCCACGGGATCGAAGGCCGGGCGACCGCCCTTGGCGCCATCGCTATAGCCAAGCCCGCGGGTCAGAAGCGGCCGGAAGCGTTCAAACTCAACCGTGCCCGCCAAAACCTCCAGCGGATCGCCGTCCTTGCTCAGCCGGTCCAAGTGCTCCGCAAGCGAAAACAGGCTGTGTGGCTGCATCGATGCTCTCCTTCCAATGCCCCGAGTGAATCACAGCACGTGCCTCAAAGCGAGGGGTTTTTGCGGGTGTCCAGCTGCGCCAGGTTCCTGGCCCTATGGATCGCGTCAGCGCGCCAAAGCGCCTGTCTTTCATCGTCGCCCAGGATATGCGCCACGATCGGACTTTGCTGTGAAGGAGCGAAAAGCTGCAGGATGCGCAGCTCCATCGCTTCGGAAGACCCTTGAATATCACACGCGATTTTCGCCGCCCCGTCGTCCATTGGAATTCTCCAATTGCCCCGAGGATCGTATCAAACCGTGCAATAAACTTATTATGATGGATCAATATTTGGAATTATTGACAAATTAAGCATGTTTGGTGGCTTTGGAGGGGGCTTTCCTAATTTACCGGAACTCGAGACGTTCCGCGCAAGGCACACGCTATCGATCAATCCGATGCTGGCATATCCAACGCCGATCGCTATCCCGAAACCAAATCGCTGCACCAGCCAGCGTCCGAAAGACAAATCACCCCCAGAAGCTGTTTTCCTGCCTCCGCCTATTCGACGGTCACCGACTTCGCCAGGTTGCGCGGCTGGTCCACGTCGGTGCCCTTTGCGACGGCGACGTGATAGGCCAGCAACTGGACCGGCACGGCATAGACCAAAGGCGCGATCAGCGGGTGGACCTTGGGCATCTCGATGGTGGCCAGGCAGCCCTCGCCCGCTTCCTCGATGCCTTGCGCGTCGCTGATCAGCACGATCTTGCCGCCGCGGGCGCGCACTTCCTGCATGTTGGACACGGTCTTTTCGAACAGCGGCCCCGAAGGGGCAAGCACCACCACCGGCACCAGATCGTCGATCAGCGCGATCGGGCCATGCTTCATCTCGCCGCTCGCATAGCCCTCGGCGTGGATATAGCTGATTTCCTTCAGCTTCAGCGCCCCTTCCAGCGCCAGCGGATAGTCCGGCCCGCGCCCCATGTAGAGCACGTCTCGCGCGGGGGCGATCAGGTGCGCCATGGCCGCGATGTCATCGTCATGGTTAAGCGCGGCATTCAGGCATGCCGGTGCTTCCAGCAGATGATCGACGATGGCGCGCTCTTCCGCGGCGCTCAGCCTGCCCTTCTTCACTGCGAAATGCGCGGCCAGCGCGGCCAGCACGGCAAGCTGGCAGGTGAACGCCTTGGTCGATGCCACGCCGATCTCCGGCCCGGCATGCGTCGGCAGCAGCAGGTCCGCCTCGCGTGCCATGGAACTGGTCGGCACGTTGACGACGACCGCGATGGTCTGACCCGCCTGCTTGCAATGGCGAAGCGCGGCGAGCGTGTCGGCCGTCTCGCCGCTCTGCGAGATGAACAGCGCCAGCCCGCCGGGTTCCAGCACTGGATCGCGGTAGCGGAACTCGGACGCCACATCGATGTCGACGGGCACGCGGGCGAAGGTCTCGAACCAATATTTCGCGACCATTCCGGCATAGAAGCTGGTGCCGCATGCGACGATGGTGATGCGGTTGATCCGGGTAATGTCAAAGTCGATCTGCGGCAGAGCGACGGTCCGTTCAAGCTGGCGGACATAGCTGCGCAGGGTCTGCGCCACCACGGTCGGCTGCTCGAAAATTTCCTTCTGCATGAAGTGGCGGTAATTGCCCTTTTCGATCGCTGCCGCGCTGGCGCCCGATTTGGTGACGGGCCGCTCGACCGGATTGCCATCGGCGTCGAAGATCTGCGCGCCATCGCGGGTGACGATGACCCAGTCGCCTTCTTCCAGATAGGTGATGTCCTGCGTCAGCGGCGCCAGTGCCAAGGCATCCGACCCCAGATAGGTCTCACCATCGCCATAGCCCACCACCAGGGGCGAGCCGAGCCGCGCGCCGATCAGCATGTCGGGCGCCTGGCGAAATGCCATCGCCAGGGCGAACGCACCGCGCAGCATCGGCAGCACTTCGCGCACCGCTTCTTCGGGCGACATGCCCTGCTCTATCCGCAGCGAGAGGAGGTGGACCACGACCTCGCTGTCGGTCTCGCTTTCGAAGGTGCGGCCCTGCCCGCGCAGTTCCTCGCGCAGGGGGCGGAAATTCTCGATGATGCCATTGTGCACCAGCGCCACTTCCGGCGTGGCGTGGGGATGGGCATTCGCCTCGGTCGGGGCGCCATGGGTGGCCCAGCGGGTATGCGCGATGCCGACCTCGCCCGCCGCGGGGCGGGCGGCGACTTCGCGCGCCAGATTGGCAAGCTTGCCCTCGGCCCGGCGGCGGATCAGCGCGCCGTCGTGGATCGTGCAGATCCCCGCGCTGTCATAGCCGCGATATTCCATGCGCTTCAGCCCGTCGATCAGGCGCTCCGCTACGGGCTGCGTGCCCACGATACCGATAATACCGCACATCTAGTCCATATTCCTTCTGCCCCGTCAGTGCGGGAAATGCGTGTCGACGAAATGCCGCGTGAATTCGCGCGGATCAGGCGGGGTGCCGCCGTTCGCCTTCATGAATTTGATCGCGCCCTTGTTCCACACCTCGCGGATGGCCAGCGTCATGCCGGGGCGGAAGTTCATGCGCTGCTCGACGATGGACTTCCAGTCGCCCTCCAGCCCATAAGCCTTGCGCATCTGCGGCTCCATGTCCTTCAGCGCCTTTTCCGCGTCCGCATGCATGCAGCCGGTCGCCGCCAGAACATAGCTGTCGAGCAGCCGCAGGAACGGCTTGCCCTGATAGCGGTCCGTCACTTCGCTTCCTTCTGCTTCTTCTTCATCGCGTCGTGGAAGCGGTCTGCCCAGCCTGGCTTTACCAGCTGTTCGCCGCGGACCAGGCGAAGCTCTCCGTCGCCGACGTCGCGGGTCACCGCGCTGCCCGCCGCCACGATCGCGTCGGCGCCGACCCGAAGCGGGGCGATCAGCGAGGAGTTCGAGCCGATGAAGGCGCGCTCCCCGATCTCGGTCCGGTGCTTGAAATAGCCGTCGTAGTTGCAGGTGATCGTGCCCGCCCCGATATTCGCGCCCGCACCCACCGTGGCATCGCCCAGATAGGTCAGGTGATTGGCCTTGGCCCCCGCGCCCAAAGTGCTGTTCTTCACCTCGACGAAATTGCCGACCTTGGCGCCCGCTTCAAGCACTGCGCCGGGGCGCAGGCGGGCATGGGGGCCGACTTCGCAGCCCTCGCCAACGCTGGCGCCTTCCAGATGACTGAAGGCCCGGATCTTTGCATTGGGCGCCACATTCACGCCGGGGCCGAAGACCACATTGGGTTCGACCACCACATCCTCGGCCAGCATGGTGTCCCAGCTGAAGAACACGGTCTGCGGCGCGCGCAGGGTGACGCCGTCCGCCATCGCCTCGGCCCGGCGGAAATCCTGCCACTGTGCTTCCGCTTCGGCGAGTTCGGCGCGGCTGTTGATGCCGGCGACCTCGCTTGCCTCGTCGGTTTCGACCACGGCACAGGCCTGACCGTCGGCGGCGGCGAGGTTGACGATGTCGGGCAGGTAATATTCGCCCTGCGCATTGTCGTTGCCGACCCGGTCGAGCAGCGCAAACAAAGCCTCCCCCCGGACGGCCATCACGCCCGAATTGCACAAGGTGCAGGCGCGCTCTTCCTCGGTGGCGTCCTTGTGTTCGACCATCCTGGCGATGCGGCCATCGTCGCCCGCGATGATGCGGCCATAGGTCCTTGTGTCGTCGGGCCGGAAGCCCAGCACCACCGCGGTGGGCGCGTCATCGCCGTGCAGCCGCCGCTGCATCGCCTGCATCGTGGCGCTGCGCAGGAAGGGCACGTCGCCATACAGGATCAGCACGTCGCCCGAATGGCCCGAAAGCGCCTCGCGCGCCTGCAGCACCGCGTGGCCGGTGCCCAGCTGGCGGTCCTGCACCGCGAAATCCGCCTTGCCCTTCAGCGCGCGTTCCACCTGTTCGCGCAGATCGCCGGTGACGACGATGGTGCGCGACGGGTTCAGCGCGGCGGCGCTGGCCATCAGATGCTCTATCATCGGCCGGCCGGCGATGGGGTGCAGCACCTTGTGCAGCGCGCTTTTCATGCGCGTGCCCTTGCCTGCGGCCAGGATGATGATGGCTAGCTCATTCGTTTCTGTCACGGCGATTCCGGTAATGCAAAAGGCGTCAGGTTCGCGGGCAGGCTTGCCAGCAAATGGTTGCGGTTTCCATACTCGCAAGGCATGCGCGCACAGGCAATGTCCGAACGCCCGAACCCGTCCACCAGTTTCCCGTCCATTCGC
It includes:
- the glmU gene encoding bifunctional UDP-N-acetylglucosamine diphosphorylase/glucosamine-1-phosphate N-acetyltransferase GlmU translates to MKSALHKVLHPIAGRPMIEHLMASAAALNPSRTIVVTGDLREQVERALKGKADFAVQDRQLGTGHAVLQAREALSGHSGDVLILYGDVPFLRSATMQAMQRRLHGDDAPTAVVLGFRPDDTRTYGRIIAGDDGRIARMVEHKDATEEERACTLCNSGVMAVRGEALFALLDRVGNDNAQGEYYLPDIVNLAAADGQACAVVETDEASEVAGINSRAELAEAEAQWQDFRRAEAMADGVTLRAPQTVFFSWDTMLAEDVVVEPNVVFGPGVNVAPNAKIRAFSHLEGASVGEGCEVGPHARLRPGAVLEAGAKVGNFVEVKNSTLGAGAKANHLTYLGDATVGAGANIGAGTITCNYDGYFKHRTEIGERAFIGSNSSLIAPLRVGADAIVAAGSAVTRDVGDGELRLVRGEQLVKPGWADRFHDAMKKKQKEAK